One stretch of Tenrec ecaudatus isolate mTenEca1 chromosome 18, mTenEca1.hap1, whole genome shotgun sequence DNA includes these proteins:
- the SBK3 gene encoding putative serine/threonine-protein kinase SBK3 yields the protein MELRDPKSPEEGDAEEDTATTLRRFVELTASRVTLVRSLRVQYRLIHKLGSGSYGRVLLARPRRGGPLVALKLLRRDSVLRDTFLREFCVGRCVSSHPGLLQTLAGPLQTPQYFAFAQEYAPCGDLSGMLQEQGLPELLVKRVVAQLAEALDFLHGRGLVHADVKPDNVLVFDPLCGRVALGDLGLTRPEGSPTPAPPGPLPSAPPELCLLLPPDTLPLSPALDSWGLGVLLFCAATASFPWDVALAPDPEFEAFAGWLTTRPQPPRPPTPWDQFAPPALQLLQGLLDLDPETRSPPLTVLDFLGDDWGLRGDREGPGSLGILSSEDGDKEEGGSSLEEWTDEEDSKDDGRKGTDGGAP from the exons ATGGAGCTCAGGGACCCCAAGAGCCCTGAGGAAGGGGACGCAGAG GAGGACACAGCCACGACTCTCCGGCGCTTTGTGGAGCTGACGGCGTCCAGGGTGACTCTGGTGCGGAGTCTCCGGGTCCAGTACCGCCTCATCCACAAGCTCGGCTCTGGCTCCTATGGCCGCGTGCTCCTCGCCCGGCCTCGTCGAGGCG GTCCCCTGGTGGCTCTGAAGCTTCTTCGTAGGGACTCTGTCTTGAGGGACACCTTCCTGAGAGAGTTCTGTGTGGGCCGCTGCGTCTCCTCACACCCAGGCCTGCTCCAGACCCTGGCGGGGCCCCTGCAGACCCCCCAGTATTTTGCCTTTGCCCAGGAGTATGCACCCTGTGGAGACCTCAGTGGGATGCTCCAGGAACAG GGTCTCCCGGAGCTGCTGGTGAAGCGAGTGGTGGCCCAGCTGGCTGAAGCCCTGGACTTCCTCCACGGCCGGGGGCTGGTGCACGCAGATGTGAAGCCGGACAACGTCTTGGTTTTCGATCCCCTCTGCGGTCGCGTGGCCCTGGGTGATCTGGGTCTGACCCGGCCGGAGGGAAGCCCGACCCCTGCCCCGCCgggcccactgccctctgcacctCCCGAGCTGTGTCTTCTCCTGCCGCCTGACACCCTGCCCCTGAGCCCAGCCCTGGACTCCTGGGGGCTGGGTGTGCTTCTCTTCTGTGCTGCCACTGCCTCTTTCCCGTGGGATGTGGCGCTGGCTCCTGACCCTGAGTTCGAGGCCTTTGCTGGCTGGCTGACCACCAGGCCCCAGCCACCTCGACCACCGACCCCCTGGGACCAGTTTGCACCCCCAGCCCTCCAGTTGCTCCAGGGGCTCCTGGACTTGGACCCCGAGACAAGGAGCCCCCCACTAACTGTCCTGGACTTCCTGGGTGATGACTGGGGGCTGCGGGGGGACAGAGAGGGGCCTGGGAGCCTGGGGATTCTGTCCAGTGAGGATGGGGACAAGGAGGAGGGGGGCTCCAGCTTGGAGGAGTGGACAGATGAGGAAGACAGCAAAgatgatgggaggaaggggacagaTGGGGGAGCTCCCTGA